The DNA sequence GAGGTTCCCGCTTCCGTCAATAAATTCTCAGGGTTCCTTAAACCCATGCCCACTACCGGCATTCCAGCTGCCACCCCGGCTTTCACACCAGAAATAGAGTCCTTTATGAGCCAAAACCAAAAGACAGAATAAGTCAGATGTCAATGTCTATTTTATGCCGGTGTTCATGAGCGCACACAATATTGAAGCCAAACCTCGAACACAAAAGCGTGCTTATTTGACACTTCAAGTACTTGGAGAGCCTTCAAGTAGGGGTCAGGGAATGGTTTCTGCCGTTCACATTCGTCTCCAATCACAAGAACTTCAAAGAAATCTGACAGCCCTAAAATTGAGATTAAGAGCTCTGCATTTGGTCTTGACGCATTTGTCACTGCAGCTCGTTTCAACCCGTGTTCATCAATCCATTTGCACAACTTTTGCAAACCCTTAACTGGTTTTAGCTGTTCAGACGCCAAcctgtattatttttttcacacaATAAATCAGATTCAAGATGGCATAATCTAAGACAGAGAATATCCAGGGTCCTTAGCAAGTACTTTCCGGTTTGTAAAAAGCatatacagttttaacaaatgcAAACCATCAAGGGGCTCAAACACTTGTGGTTTGAATAGTAATGTCTCATCCTCAGTGTACTATAgccaaaaaaaatttgagatctTAAATTTTGGGCCATGTCCTACAGACTAAGAAAGGTGGTAACATGGTTCTAGACAAGACCCTCACTTGATAGTGGTACAACTCAACACACCATTTCAACAGAAGCATTATGGGTACCAACTTGGAAGGCTGTGCTAGAAACATAAAGCAATTCAATTCTACCCAGCATCAACATTTAAGCTACTGACTCCATTCTAACTGCATCACATACAAGGTTCCCCTCTGACGTGCTGTCAGTATTAAGGCTCATGCATGTCGTATACAGTTGTATTAAATTACCTCCGAAACATGTCTTCCTTATCATCCATAAATTTCCGTGCTCTTTGGAGATCCCAATTAGGAAAGAGGGCATGACATAGATTTTCATTGTGCATGCCACTGATATTATTACTAAAGAATTCCTCAGTAATGGGGACTCCACCGTTGAAACCTACCTGTGGAGCACTTGCATTTCAGCTGGCTTCATAAGATATGACTAAACATGATATCGTAAAGGAATACCTCTTGAAGCATTTCACGGAAGACATAGTAATGTAGAGGGTCTGAATCACAGAGTGTTCCATCAATATCAAACAGAATTGCTTGAAGAGGATTGAGACAAGCGAGAAAGTATTTGCTGCTATCCCTGAATGTAACAAGAGAATTCACAACACTAATAGAAGAAATCATAATGATACACAAatactttcatttttctttctagtttatttattttttgatttcatGCAAGTTGCAAATGAAATAGATAATGAATATaggtaaataaatatatagagaaGTATATGTGTTTGTAATGTATATATGAAAGCAAAGTTGGTCTCCTGCTTGTTTTCAGTCTAGTAACTGCAAGATTATTAACGTACACAAGGCATAATCATCGTGCACAAATCTTGTTTCAAAAATGAAATGATTCTCAAAACTCCCGAATGTACTTTAACGCCCTTTacacaaaattgaaaaatatgaagtctgtttggatgttgaggaagaggaagaaagaaagaagaaaaaagggcgTGCCTTTTCAATTTACAGCAGGCCTTGCAACTAAAAATTGAAACAttgactttttttcttttcaccctTCCCAGGGCGCAAGGAAGAGAGGACGAAGTTGATTACAGAAAGGTTTGAGCTAAGTTTGGGAATTTCCCTTCAATTGCGTTGAATCAACTACTCTGTAATTATTAGGTTGAGCAAAGTTGAGTTACATATTAATTGCAACGTAATCCAACAATGCATGTTCATGCTTTTATCTCCCTCGAATTATCAATAAGCAATGAAAATATTCTCCTTGTAGGATGATGATGAGCACCCAGAGTCAGACAAAAGGTGCATCAAAATGTGATTCCAACACGAATTGGACCCAAGACACTCCCTTGAGCAAAAATGTAGATTGAGAAATGGACAACATACACTTTGATAATAACGATTACAACTAAAATCCGAAAAGGGgagcaaagaaaaaaacaaataaccTAAAATGGAACGAAAAAAAATCATACCTTTCTGTTGGGTAAGGACTTGATGAATTGGACATTCGAGGAATGGAGACAGTCGCCATGTCACCCCGATTTTGTGTATAAATTGCAGTTTTCTGCAGATGGGTTCTGGTTAAGTGGTCAGAAAAGAGAAGGTGATGATGAGGAAGCTGAAGAAAAGCAAGAGATGGCATAGTATTGGAGATGGCAGTTGGAGAGAGTCGGAGAGAATATGCCaatctctctcacacacaaaCACTCTGATCTCTCCTGTTTTATGGGGTTGTCCTTGCACTGCCTTTTTTGTTGCCACCATACTGTGCAGTGATTTTCtgtgaaaatttataataataataattttttactccttataattttaactttgattattttgattttgtaatttcttcaaattacTATTGGATTGCTTCTTTATAATTGAAGATGAACTCTTTGAAACATGAAAAATTTCTGGGACTAGTCATTATTGACATGAATGGTAAacttgatatgaatttaatacAATATTTATGGGTTGATACGATAACATGAACTCGATTTAACACAATCCAAATATGgtattatatatgataacaaGAATTATCAACCTTCAAGTTTTAGTATAATCACATATAAGTCAATAAATTAGTTTATTAAAATTGAATTGatagattatttttaaaaattatttttaattaagccCTAGAGGATTGAATAAATACtaaatagacaagaaaaatacctttaacagaaaagaaaaagaaacataccaagaaaaatagatttgaagaaaatatgaagtgaaattgttattttttgggtaaaagaatatacaaaaattagaataacttttataaaaatttataataattacatttctcacaaaattttatctaaatgaCTTTTCAAATCTacttataattttcataaatatcaaTAAAAGAACTTctcaaaaattttgtattcaaataatttatagTTTTTACCATCTACTTttacaaaatctaataaaaataggtctcaaaataataattcaaaactTAAGATTGAATCTGTTTTGTACGTCCCAACggcataaataaataaataaatataaaacccCAAAGTGGCTAAAGAGCTAAAACCAACGATTCGCCCCCTTACTCTCTGCAGAATTAAAAGATGAGCCGGGCTTCCAATCTCTTCCAACTATGCCAGATTCCTTCCACCAATCTGCTTCTCAGAAGCTCCAAGTTCCCcagaggttctctctctctctctctcaagcattGTAAAGCATTctcttttatgttattttcaatcttatgaatgctttaaaatttttctttcgtGCATATTGATGTCGTTTTAAGCTAAATACCCATTTGTATTGGTTTCAATATATTATCTTTACCGATAATTTTTAAGCTTCCTTTTTGGTTGGAAAGAAAGAGTGAGCAAAAGATTTGTGAACTGTTATACTCAAAATTTCTGTGCTAtgatttctgttttgtttttagtacttttagttttttgcttgttttttaaAACCAATTTCGGAAATGTAGTTCTAGTTGGCATGaaaatttgttttagttttacgttaaatgattttattctcagCTACGAATAAACTGCCTCGGAACACAGGTATGAATGTCATACCTGTTTGGAAACTTTATCCAACTCTCTGCTTCTGTAAAACCGTGCAAACTACCACGTATGAAGTTGTCAATGGAAGCTATGTACCCTCTACACAAACTAAGcaagaaaaggaaatgaaggTATTTCTTCATGTAATTCTCGTTTATCTGGTGTCACGAACATAtcagaaaaaagagaatgaggttcaataaatgatcattttttatattcatgtaGCTTCTGTCTATCTTTTGGTTTGAAGTTTTATTTACTAGTTCTCATATTACATTAAAACTTATGTATTTGGTATGTCCAAATAAGTTTATCTTTGATAAAAAGAGGCGTTGCCCGAGTACACAAGGGCGTATACTCAGGAACACCTaacaagatttttttatttttttttaaaaaaaagaggcaAATAAATCCTAAttactagaaatagaaaaaattatgatttttttataagtgacaAACAAAAATGAGTGTAAAAGACTATTATGTTGTGGACTTCTAGAATAGTTGAAGCAAACTAATATGACCTGGTTAAAGTTATTTTTCCACTCCACGATTTATGTTTCAGCTTTCTCTATACTTTTATTGTGGTTATGTTTTTCATTAAGTAGGAAATGAATTAATGGTGGTTGTATTTTCAATTTCCAATGACCTAATTTTAGGACAAGTCATCAGCAAAACTTGATACAGTTGGTGCATTTCAAAAGCTGCCCATGGTGATGCCATCTGTTGATATTCTTCATTCAGCACTGAGGAAGGCAAAAAGGGTTTTACCAACAAAGGGTAAATGTTAGGCGGCAGTGTGTTTTTGGGTCATCCTTACCATTAAGATTtttgtttaccaataaaaagTGTGTTTTTGCTTGATATTCTTAAATAGGTTGATGTTGGTTTCCAAAACTTGCTGCAAACCTTGATATTTAGTTCGTTATTTTGTAGGGATTGCCAATATTGCAAAGCGAGAGAGAAATAGAGGTGCAAAACAACTTGATGCACTGATGAAAGTTTGTCCTTAACTTCATATCTGTCATGTCATTATTGTTTCATCTTTTCTACGTGGGGAAACTGTTCAACACTGACATCATAACTTGCTGTTTGCATCTTCAGGAACTGGTTGTTCCCTTGAGGACATATCTGGAGAGTTTTCCAAAGAAGAAATATCTTCACCCTTATGAACGATCTCTTATTGAATTAACACTTGGTGATGGGAATTATGAAGAGGTAATAGTTGCCAACTCTTGAAATAATTGGTCATGCTTATGTTGACTACAAACTTTGGCTGGTATGATCCTTACCATTTTACTGAGCCAGTAACATGTCCAgtatcatctcatcttcttttttcttcttcttcttcttccctttttacttttttggcCAGTTGGTTTTAGAGAAGAAGTTTTATCATTTTGTGTGAAACTCTGATCAGCACCCTTGACTGTTTTGCATTACAAGAATTTAATTTCAGGACACTTGATTGGGTTTTGTTTTCACCACTAGAGATTTTGTGGCTGTTCATTACTTCTATTAAAAAATAGCATAAAATTTATTGTGATGGTTAAAGTTCCTTTATAAATCTTCTGACTGTGGATTTACTCGTGGTTTGATAGGTATTGGGAAATGTTGATGCTCTGAGAAAGAAGGTGGTATCTGTCGGAAAGGAACATGCTTCTTTCTGTGCCAAGGTTTGAATCTTGGCTCAAGTTTAAGTGCTGCTGtgtcacttgtgtcatcaaataTGGGGACTAATGATGTCGGATGCAATCTTAAGCTTTCTCCAAGCCACGTTGGAACCTGTTAATTTATATTCGGACTTGTTTTTCATAACCTTCCCGGGTAATTTAGGGAATCCCATATTATTCCTAAATTGCTGTCATCCTGCATATTGTCCGTGTAGATTTACAAACATGCTTCAGATGATAGATTCTTATGTGCTTTCAACAACATATGCCTTTGGATGATTTTGAAGcaaataataagaagaattaattaattaaaacgaGTTATTAAGGGATTGAACTAACATGGTTGACAAGTTTTTACTTGAGAAAAATCCAGCCAACAAACTGTTAGATTTGGTATTTTGGTTGTCAAACTAGAGTTCTGGTACGAAAGAAGGCGGGGGTTCTCTGCTAACATTATTCTGCCATTTAAACTGTGCAGTCCTTAACGAAGCGTGAAGCTGAGGAAAGACTAACTGAGGTTCgcttttttctttgttgagaATGTATTTTACATTCACATAATCTAAGATTCATTCGGTCCTGTCTGCAGGGTGTGAAGAAAATTGAAGAGGTGTTCAACCATGAAGCTCAAGTTGTTGATGATTTGTTACATATTGCCAAGGTATTCTTCCTTTTTATGCAAGACACTTCGattgaagaatttgaaattatgCCACCACATAATTCGTTCAGCTCATAAATCAGAAGGAATCATTacacaattataaattattatgttGCAACTCTAGGTTAAATGTTGATCTCTATAGAAGTGTAATCATTTCATCTCGCTTAATTATTAGAAAAGCATGTACATGTAAGTtgggctttatttttttttcgaatttggAATCTGAATTTTCTTATGAAACTTTGACAGGAATCACTTTACAATTTTGGGTCCAATTGAGCATGAATTATCTCTGTTTGGAAAATTGCatcattatttaattgttttctaACAGTTTCTTTTCTTATAATCTTTGACATTTTCAGACTTTACGGGCAATGCCAGTTGTTGATTTGGAAACACCAACTCTCTGTCTTGTTGGAGCTCCTAATGTGGGCAAGTCATCTTTGGTCCGCACACTCTCTACAGGGAAGCCAGAGGTACTTGAAGACAGATTGATGATTATATGCGCTTTTCTATGGATCTGTTTATACATATTGAAGTTATACTGATGCTGTAAATGAGGGGTGCTATTAAGCCAAGTTAAAGCaagattttcttctttatatatatatatatatatatatatgagtaaaacatgaatgttaattagaaaaaatttaaataaaacatgcacaccCGGTGGGACTTGGCCAAGTTCAAGTAATCTTAGATTTTATAACTCAAGCAATGTGAAAATAGGATAAATGATGCCTTATTTAATTAGTTTCACTACCTACACAACAGCATAAATAAACGCACTATGAATGCTTGTCAATGCATCAATCATCAATGCCTATATGTTTTTCTAGTcctaattttgtatttaaactcACAGGTTAATTAGGATtggagaccaaaaaaaaaattattcttttctgGCTGCTAACCGTTATCTTTTCAACCCTACTTCTTACCTTCTGTTTTTAGGTTTGCAACTATCCTTTTACAACAAGAGGAATACTAATGGGTCATATAATTCTGAACTACCAGACTTTTCAGGTCAATCACTCAATCTAAGATGTGGagtgctatttttatttaagatttattcAATTCTAGTTACAACTGGAAAATTAACCACAGGTGACAGACACTCCTGGCTTACTGAAGAGATCTGATGGTAAGACACTATCCTTAATTATAACTCCCGGCTTGGATTACCTGACTGGAATATAATCACTTATAGAACACCATTATTGTTTTCTGTTTACacatttcatctttttctttccttgttcTTCAGAGGACAGGaataatttggaaaagttgacaCTTGCTGTCCTATCACATTTGCCTACCGCAATATTATATGTTCATGACCTCTCTGGAGAGTGTGGGACCTCACCTTCTGATCAGGTATTGTGTTTTTGTAGTCCTGTTGGTTGTAAAGGTAAAGACAAGATGGTAGGCAATCTCTATGGCACTGGGTGAAGTTAAATTGTATAAACATGTTACTTTGTAGTCAGGTTTTTATTTCACATGCTTGGGAAGCAAAGCTATATATGATTGCAATTTTGTATGGAGTTGGAATGCTTGAAGCAATCACTGAGCATAAGTGGTTTGATCAACCATTATGGCGGTGATTTTGGTCAATAGTTGGTTTTCAATTCTGAGTCTCAAATGCACATGCACTAAGAGGGAATTTTGACATCTCATTTGCCCCTGTTACATGGCTCATGTTATAACGCAAAGGCATGCCATACTACAGTGCTATGAGTGCCaaatctttatgcaatatttaagTTTATTTGCAGAATGTGTGGGGAAATAAATGAACACTTACAATTTAGTGGTGGCGAATGGAATGGCTGTTGGTTTCAATTTCTCTGTTCTTTTCCAATGGATTTTCAATTACCTGAGGAAGAGATTGCCTTGTTTGTTAGCGAGAGAGAGAAGTTCATTTTAACCTCTCTGAAATCCACTCACTTAGAGAGTGCTGCATTTAAGATTTTTCTTTGTCCCTTAATGACATACTTTGTGTTATTGACGATGGGTTTGTAGTTTCTCATATACAAAGATATAAAGGAAAGGTTCAGTGACCATCTGTGGCTCGATGTTGTGTCCAAATGTGATTTGTTGCAAAAGTCTCCTGTGGTCTTCATCACAGAGGATAGTCCTGATCATGAAGAGCTGGCAAGGTACCGGAAAATGGGACCTAATGGAGCTATGCATGTATCTGTAAAGAGCGAAGCAGGGCTTGCTGAGGTAACTATCTTACGAAAATCTTTTTGATAGGTAACTATCTAATGAAAATTTAGGTCTTCAAAATAGGCTTGATTGTGTGCttttgttgatattttttatgtttcaaCTTAAATTTTTCCACATTCTCATTTCTAGAAAAGGAAGCTTAATTGCCTTTAGTATAGGTAGTGTAACAATGTAATCATAACACCTTCTGTTTCTTAGATTTCGTTCCTCCTTCAAAGGTATTATGAATTATGGAGAAAATTTTGGACCTATAATGTTGCCACtcgctttttcctttttgtattcttttttcTCTGAATTTTATCCTGGTGGATAGGTGGTTGAGAAGGCTATAATTTTGAATACCTTCATTACCATACACAAGTAACCCAAATTTTATTACACCTGAATGCTGGTTAGTTGATGCTTATAAATGTCTAGAATCATTCACTCCAAAACCTTCCTGTTCTAAAATTCTTCCAACATTTGGTTTCCAGATTTGCCTTGTGACTTCTCTAGAGAATTTTTTTCCTCTGCAGTTGAAGGTTAGAGTGCACGAGCTGCTGACTTCGCAGATGGCCAAGATCAGAAGTCAGAATAGCAACCAAGAAAATCTAGTTATTACCTAAGGTTGAACTCTTAGGGATGCCCAAATTGCGGTAGAATTGCGTTCAAAGTAGCTGACTCTCTAAACTTTTACAATTCCCATGGAGAACAAGCAGGGTTGCCTCCAACAAGCTTAAGATCATAGAATCCAGGTTCTCACCACTTCCAAAAACTGCAGGTTCAAATTATCCCAGCCCACATGTTGAGGATTGCTCACTTAGCCTAGTTGATCAGGGAATGGCCTTAGgttacaatattatttatttcgGAAGAAACTTTTCTTTGTAATTGATGTATACAAGTGTATATACTTGTACATTTATTCCCATATTGTTGTCGAAAATTTTGGCAGTTCTTCTTGTTCGAAAAGGCAGGTGAGTTGTACAGTTCCAAAACACTTCAAAATGAACTTTCAGAACTTTTGAATCGATTGGGAACATTTATTAATTTGTAGAACTGTTTTTAGTCATATTTAAACTAACCTCAAATAATTATGAAAGCAttttgtatttaggtgttcttttgtatatTTCATGTGTACATGGAGTATAcctatttcattcatatcaataaaattacttcttacatataaaagaaaaatattatgaaagcaTTTGATTTGTTCAGCTGTTGTGACGGTCCACGCCAGGAGAAGGAATTCTTTTGCTGTTCTCAATACTTAAGAAGCCACATCTCTTGGGTATCTAAGTCTTTGTTTGGGAAGCtgctattcaatattttatgattactgtttactaatatttactactatttaatatttttttattacttttttactacCATTCACAAATTCATTTGAGATCACCTCACTACTCAAGCGCAGCCTTAAAACTACTAGCAGCTCTCTTAGCTTGATTTGCAGCTGTCCAAAAAGAGTCCAAGCACTTTCACAGGTTATGGCATGTTTGCATTGGTTTATTATAAATGAGTTGTGAAAGAATTGCAGATGGATCATTACTCAAGCACAGACCACGATCACCTTTTATGACAGATTGAATACTTTCTCCATGATCTCTCCAGTCAACAGAAGAATAGTAAACATTTCTCAGACAAAAAGTAATATAGATGCAGAACGGCCCTAGCGGAGTGTGGAATGTCAATTTACACTGTTAAACATGAGATCATTAATTTTATGGATGCCAATATCAGAAATTGGCTGAATGGGCTGATCATCTCCATCCATTGAAGGTATGCGGCTCGATGGTTCTCGACTGAATTCATCTGGAGAAGTGATGAGCACGAGGTTAACAGACTTGAAAGCACGCATCTTTCATGATCaaaataaatagttaaaaaCAGATCTTCATAATCCTCAAGAAGAACttcaattatattttgtaatgaaaGCTAGTTGATGCTTACCATAGATTGAGTTTAAGGAAGCTGGGGAAGGAGTCGAGATGAAGTTAAGACCAACATAAAATCCCAAAGCTAATACTACTGTCACCATTACATAAACAGGCACTGCCAACGCCCAATACCTGAAATACATAACATCAGTATGGCTTtcccataaattaaaaattaaaaaataagaaactatAGAGCTATTCCAAGGGGGTAATtggagaaaatattttaatttctaaatttgatCTACAATGCCATTCAAGTCTGATTGAGAAGACCATACACAACTAAGCTCTACTGAGATCTAGGTTCACTCTCACCCAAGTCATTTCTCAACAGGAAATATGCCTAAAAGAATTCTAGGCTGAAAAACAAAGCATAGAAACCAATGTTAGATACCTGCTAGGGTAGTAGAAGATTCCAATAGAATGAAGCCAAGCCTCTGGAACATATGCCCATACCAGGAAAATAACTGCTCACAGCAACAGAGGTGTAAGAAAATCCACAAAGCCCCAGTGATTAATCCCAAAACTTTGGCCAAGATCTATCTATGAAACCCTAGACATTTATGGACAGGGAAAAAGCACTTATAATGCCAAACAGCAGGTACGCCAGCATTTGATACCTTGTCAAACAAAAAAGTAGAACAAGATTGATGACACCAAACCTACCATCACTATGTCTAGATAAATAAAGTGGTTCTTGATTCCAAATATTCCTTCAACCTTCtcacactatttatttaaaCTCATAAGTTACTagcaaagaaaaataattttcaagctaaggaaaaatgaataaattgatGAAAAATAGAGCCACAAGATGAAGCTGtctcagaaaaaaaaatagattttttttacgCGGGAAGAAATAATGTAGACGCGGCAATGTGCCTTTGGTATAAAGATGCATTTCCTTTTTGCTACCATGACATGTTTATGATCCTTGTTTCTACTAAGGTACACGCAACATTATAAGGTCAAGCTGATTTCAAGTATAGCATTGCATGCATCGATTGAAACATTTTAAAGTATCTCAGGCATATTCCAGAGATATTTGAGTGCAAAATAACTTTAACGCAACCAAGTCTAAACATGAGGTAAAAAGTGAGACATATGAAGTGGACCTGTAGAGACAACAGTACTTATGGAACCTACAAACGCAAAGATAAATTGATTGAAACATTTTGAAGTATCTCAGGCATATTCCAGAGATATTACAGTGTGGAAGAATGAGGAGGCAACTTCAACACAACCAAGTCTAAACATGAAGTAAAAAGTACAACGTTGAAGTGAACCTGTAGCAACAACAGTAGTTATGGAACCTACGAATCCATAAACTTCTGACGGCTTGGGACCGTGCTCTCCAGACACTCCAAACCCAGAATCCCTCTCGTCTGCATCAAGAAATGAAACAGTTGCCCTCCTTTTCTTTGACAGACTGAGAATTCTTCTAGGACTATTGACAGAATGAGGCTCTTCCATGGCTTGCCCTATTATTTACCTAACAATTCAGCACATTCAAGGTTGCATCTCACTGAATGCCAAAATCCCCACTGGAAGCCAGTGAAGACAACAATAGCAGTGAAAATCAGAACAGACACCATAACCCCATTTCAAAGACTATCATAACTCTTGaaggtttaaaaaataaagaaatctttttgtatttaattgcAATCTGGACATCTAAATTTAAAGTAGCATGCTAACTATATTAAACGTTTCACATATGCACACATTCCACCCACAGGAGTCTGTAGCTGGTGGAGACCAAATCCACCATGGATGCCAATGGTGCGGGTCCAAATCCTATTCTTTCACACGAGCACACGAAAAATCAACAGGAAGATCAGggggttgataaaaaaaaaaatcataaaaactaTAAGGCATTGCATGCAAAACGATGAAGAGAGAATGACAGAACCCCTTTAATACAAACAACATTGACACACATTCACATTATACAAGGGGGTCCGAAGTCAATCCTGACGAACATAATACCAATATATGAGGGTAGAGGCAATAGAAAGGGAACACATCTTAGCATTTACTTTGATTCCATTAGTTTActtctcttttattcttttgttcTTGTGAGGTACGAATGGTCAATGGATTGAACTAACAGAATAAAACATTTACACAAACAAGTTGTAGGCATATTATTGTGACACGGCATCTGATCTCagacaataaatcaagcaatttAGAACTCACGAAAAAAGAAGTGCAAAAATTTTGTTTGTGTGAATAGAAAAGGAAGTTGATTTCATAACTACTAAATCATTCTATGCGATTCAAACAGAAATAATGGCGCTTGAAGAGAGAAAACTTACCATGAATCGGCCGAGGGATGACGATGGGAAGGAGAGAACGACGAGGGTTTGGATCCTCTTGAGTGGAAACTGATAAACGACTTGATAGTTATGTCAACTGTCAAGGCAAGAATGATCGACGCAACATCCGAAAGTGTCTTCACAGGTACCTTTAGGGACGAATTTTGCTTATCTATCACTGAAAAACTTCTGACAGCGACCATTGTCAACTTCGCCTCAATATCCTAtacaactttttatttattgttttaccACTCATTTTACCatcaatcaattattttttttcatgttgtgGAATGTGGATGAAGAAGAACTAGAATATAGCTTCCCTTTTCCATTTTTATCACATAGAATTGTATCATGGCATCATGGATCACAATTAAATCtttcaaactttaaaaaataatgagagTGATACAGTCATAAAATGATCTCAAAaaagtaaacttataaattagtattattttatatgatatattatatttaccttataatttaacgtaccacataaaactatatcagtttataaatttatttttataaaatctctttataataaaataataataatcaaaaactttattcatttcaaacacAAGGACATGAATTTCAAACATGCTAATTAAAGCCTCAAACATATACAATTTAGGTGAGATGGGAtgatatattttgaatagtTGTAAAAGTTTTTGAgttaatatgagatgaaatagtttgcaaaaaatgtgtatttggatagtgagattatatgagatagtttttaatttttgagatttgaaaaatatgtgagCCCCACTGTTTTATAGTGTCTGGATTGTACACTGTTCACGTCATTTTGGCACTATTCATGGAAGTTTTTACTGTATATTTACTGATCATTTAAGTGgatgttttcaaaacttaagAGATGAAATATTGTATTTAGTAGCCAAAACTACTATACGGTACAACTTTAGATCAGATATTTTCATCTGTATTGGTTAACTAAACCAGACCTAATTTTTATTAGcatgttaaaattttattatttttgttcttttatatGTTCTCAAATCTTGATGCCAATACATGCCATGTGATAGAGATAGAACAACAATTCTCATTCATTAGTTTTTGAGGATCCACCTGTCTATGTTTTGACAGTCTTCATATTTAATCCAAGTCCTT is a window from the Carya illinoinensis cultivar Pawnee chromosome 14, C.illinoinensisPawnee_v1, whole genome shotgun sequence genome containing:
- the LOC122294109 gene encoding haloacid dehalogenase-like hydrolase domain-containing protein Sgpp, with the protein product MPSLAFLQLPHHHLLFSDHLTRTHLQKTAIYTQNRGDMATVSIPRMSNSSSPYPTERDSSKYFLACLNPLQAILFDIDGTLCDSDPLHYYVFREMLQEVGFNGGVPITEEFFSNNISGMHNENLCHALFPNWDLQRARKFMDDKEDMFRRLASEQLKPVKGLQKLCKWIDEHGLKRAAVTNASRPNAELLISILGLSDFFEVLVIGDECERQKPFPDPYLKALQVLEVSNKHAFVFEDSISGVKAGVAAGMPVVGMGLRNPENLLTEAGTSFVIKDFDEQKLWTALEELENKEVVTTVTT